The proteins below are encoded in one region of Engystomops pustulosus chromosome 8, aEngPut4.maternal, whole genome shotgun sequence:
- the UBE2I gene encoding SUMO-conjugating enzyme UBC9, whose translation MSGIALSRLAQERKAWRKDHPFGFVAVPTKNPDGTMNLMNWECAIPGKKGTPWEGGLFKLRMLFKDDYPSSPPKCKFEPPLFHPNVYPSGTVCLSILEEDKDWRPAITIKQILLGIQELLNEPNIQDPAQAEAYTIYCQNRVEYEKRVRAQAKKFAPS comes from the exons ATGTCTGGCATAGCCCTGAGCAGACTCGCACAGGAGAGGAAAGCTTGGAGAAAAGACCATCCTTTT gGTTTTGTTGCAGTACCAACAAAAAATCCAGATGGCACAATGAATCTGATGAACTGGGAATGTGCTATTCCAGGCAAGAAAGGG ACCCCATGGGAAGGAGGATTATTTAAACTACGAATGCTTTTTAAGGATGATTATCCCTCCTCGCCACCAAAAT GTAAATTTGAGCCTCCATTATTCCACCCGAACGTCTATCCGTCAGGCACAGTGTGTCTGTCTATCTTAGAAGAGGACAAGGATTGGAGGCCAGCAATCACAATTAAACAG ATCTTGTTAGGAATACAAGAACTTCTAAATGAACCAAATATACAAGATCCAGCTCAAGCAGAGGCATACACAATTTATTG CCAAAACAGAGTTGAATACGAAAAAAGAGTCAGAGCACAAGCCAAGAAGTTTGCACCATCATAA